The Microbacterium sp. LWO12-1.2 genome includes a window with the following:
- a CDS encoding 5-formyltetrahydrofolate cyclo-ligase, translated as MSNDVEHAKRALRAELRERRGLLSEAQRESAAKAIGERLDALIDEHGARSISCFLSTITEPGTRDFVTRAVRRGIRVLLPITRADGLLDWAVASDDDETIEGLHGLPEPTGEVLGPIAVNDVDLMIVPAAAVDRSGMRMGWGRGYFDKTIGSMEKCPPVYAVIYDSEILDSLPREVHDQPVNGVVTPSQTLILSPTRR; from the coding sequence CGTCGAGCATGCCAAACGCGCACTCCGCGCCGAACTGCGCGAACGCCGTGGACTGCTGTCGGAAGCACAGCGCGAATCGGCCGCGAAAGCGATCGGCGAACGTCTGGACGCCTTGATCGACGAACACGGCGCCCGTTCGATCTCCTGCTTCCTCTCCACCATCACCGAACCGGGCACGCGCGACTTCGTGACCAGGGCCGTGCGCCGCGGCATTCGCGTATTGCTTCCGATCACTCGCGCCGACGGCCTGCTGGACTGGGCCGTCGCGAGCGACGACGACGAGACGATCGAAGGTCTGCACGGCCTCCCCGAGCCCACCGGCGAAGTTCTGGGACCCATCGCCGTGAACGACGTCGACCTCATGATCGTGCCCGCGGCGGCCGTCGACCGTTCGGGTATGCGCATGGGCTGGGGTCGCGGATACTTCGACAAGACCATCGGTTCCATGGAGAAATGCCCTCCCGTCTACGCAGTCATCTATGATTCCGAGATACTCGACTCCCTGCCCCGGGAGGTGCACGACCAGCCGGTGAACGGCGTCGTCACCCCGTCGCAGACCCTGATCCTGTCGCCAACGCGACGCTGA
- a CDS encoding FmdB family zinc ribbon protein codes for MPTYAYACTSCGHKFDAVQSFSDDALSVCPECGGALRKQYGSIGVTFNGSGFYRTDSRAKSGGSKDASASSKSESTTSAKPAAASSSTSS; via the coding sequence ATGCCCACCTACGCCTATGCCTGCACATCATGCGGACACAAGTTCGACGCCGTGCAGAGCTTCTCAGACGATGCCCTCTCGGTCTGCCCCGAGTGCGGTGGCGCGCTGCGCAAGCAGTACGGCTCGATCGGAGTGACCTTCAACGGCTCTGGCTTCTATCGCACCGACTCGCGCGCCAAGAGTGGCGGATCGAAGGATGCTTCGGCATCATCGAAGTCGGAGTCGACGACGAGCGCCAAACCGGCGGCTGCATCGAGTTCCACCTCTTCCTGA